The genomic stretch CCCCGATTGTCAAATTTGGAATCACTACGGTCCCACAGAAACCACCATTGGTGTTCTCACTTATAAAGTAGAAGCAGAACTCACAACACCCACCGTGCCCTTGGGTCGTCCCCTGCCCAACGTGGAAACTTACTTGCTGGATAAATACATGCAGCCAGTACCTCTGGGGATTCCCGGAGAACTCTACATCGGCGGCGCTAGTGTTGCCCGGGGGTATCTCCACCAACCAGAACTAACCCAACAGCGATTTGCGAATCATCCTTTCCGTTCTGAGGGAAGACTGTACAAAACCGGCGATATGGCTCGCTATCTGGAAGGCGGCAACCTAGAATTTTTGGGACGCAACGACCATCAAGTAAAAATTCGCGGTTTTCGGATCGAACTGGCAGAAGTGGAAGCCGTTGTGTCCCAACATCCCCAGGTGCGGGAAGTTGCCGTTACGACCCATCAAAGCGATGGTGCCTCTGGCACCGGTTCTTCGGACCATGGCGGCGAGACGGAACTGGCTGCCTACATTGCCCTCAAAGAGCAACAAGCAGATACCGTACGGCAGGTACGGAAATTTGTCCGGGAGCGATTGCCGGGGTACATGGTTCCCACCACCTTTTCTACCCTGAACGCCCTACCGCGAACGCCCAGCGGCAAAATTGACCGTCAATCCCTACCCGAACCAACACCAGAAACGGAAGAAACCAGTTCGATGGCACCGCGTACCCAGGTGGAAACCCAATTGGTAGAGATTTGGCAAGAGATTTTGCAAACCGACAATATCGGCATTCAAGCGAACTTTTTCGATTTGGGGGGGCATTCCTTGCTTGCCACTCAAGTAATATCGCGGGTACGAAATGCTTTTGGGGTGGATGTTCCCCTGCGATCGCTGTTTGAATCGCCAACGATTGCCGATTTAGCGGTTTTGGTGGAACAAGCGCTTGCCGAACAAGTGGACGAAACAGAACTATCGCAATGGCTGGCGGAAATTGAAGCGGATTCGTAGTGATACCAAATCCTGCTTAGACTGAAGAACCCCCTGTAGTCCCCCTTAGTAAGGGGGACGGTTCAGGTTACGTTTGTGATTTAGCAATATCAGATTTGGTATGAGATTCTCCGAAACGTTCCTATTTTGCCAACCCTCACATCAGCAACCTCGATGATATTATGAGCGACCTTGCCAAACGAATTGCAGCTTTATCCCCCGAACAGCGGGAAAAACTGCTGCAAAAACTTTCCCAATCCCAATCAAAATCGTCCGATACAACTCAATCGCCTAGCGTTGAGGGCAGTCAAGATGCACCAGTTTCGCAAACGGGAGAAACGGTATTTCCCCTATCTGCTGCCCAACAGCGCCTGTGGTTTTTGGAACAACTGGTGGGAGAAAGTCCTTTCTACAACGTTCCTGGGGCTGTGGAAATTCAAGGACAACTAGACGCAAATATCTTGCAGCGCTGTTTTAGCGAAACGATCCGCCGCCACCAGGTATTGCGTACCCGATTTGCCAAGCAAAATGGCGAACCGGTCCAGATTGTCGATCCCCCTTTTCAACTGGAAATGCCAGTGGTGGATTTGCAGCAGACGGATTCTGCTTGTAAAGAGGAAAAAGCCCAACAATTGGCGCGAGAAGAAGCGGAAAAGCCTTTCGATCTGACAAAATCGCCTCTTTTGCGGACCAAGCTACTGCATTTGGAACGCGATCGCTACCTGTTGGTGTTTATCTCCCATCATATTATCTCCGATGCGTGGTCCCGTACGGTGATGCTGCGAGAGCTGACGACTTTGTACCAAGCCTTTTCCCAGCAGCAGCCTTTCTCCTGCGGAGACGCTTCGCGAACGCCGTTGCCGGAACTTTCCGTGCAATACGTGGATTTTGCTGTACGGCAAAACCAGTGGCTGCAAGGGGAAACCATGCAAAAACAACTGGATTACTGGCAGCAAAAATTGCATCCTTTACCACCAGTTTTGGAGTTGCCCTTCGCCCATCCCCGTCCCCAACAGCAAAGCTATCGCGGGGCACAGCATCAGTTAGTCGTAGAACCGGAATTGATGGCCTCTCTGCGATCGCTTGCCCGGCAGCACAATGCCACGCCCTACGTGGTGTTGCTAGCAGCATTCCAAACGCTGCTGTACCGCTATACTGGGGAAACAGATATTGCCGTCGGGTCACCCATTGCCAACCGCAACCATGCTGCTTACGAGCAGTTAATCGGCTTTTTTGCCAACACGTTGGTGCTGCGTTCCGATTTATCCGGCGATCCGACATTTTCAGAACTGCTCGACCGGGTACGCGAGACCGCCCTCGATGCTTATTCCAACCAGGATTTGCCCTTCGAGAAACTGGTAGAAGTTCTACAACCGCAGCGAGATACCAGCCATTCTCCCTTATTTCAAGTTCTATTTGCCTTTCACGATATGCCGGTTTTGCCGGAAATTCCAGGATTGAGCTTCAAACTGTGGGATTTGGATACGGCCACAGCCAAATTCGACCTCAGCTTGCTTTTGCGTGTGGACGAACAAAACCGGGGCATTATTACTTTAGAATACAATACCGATTTATTCGACTCAGAAACCATCGAACGCTTGGCCACCCACTGGCAAACGCTCTTAACCGATATTGCCAAGCAACCGTCGCAACCCATTTCGCAACTGTCTTTGCTGCCACCAGCCGAGCGACAGCAAGTTTTGCAAACCTTCCAAGCCACCGAAGTTGACTATCCAGAAACGCCCGTTCACCAGTTGTTTGTCGAACAGGTTGCCCAAACCCCCACGCGCGAAGCGGTATCTTTGGGAGAACAAACCCTCACCTATCAAACCCTCTACCAAAAAGCCAACCAACTAGCCCGCAAACTGCGATCGCTAGGCGTAGGACCGGAGACCCAAGTCGGCATTTGTCTGAGCGTTTCTCCAGAAATTTATGCCCAAAGGTCGGAAGCTTGGTTGCCAGTGGCTGTTTTGGGCGTCCTTTTGGCTGGCGGTGCCTACGTTCCCCTAGATCCCAACCTGCCTCAAGCACGTTTGGCTTATATGAGCGAGAACGCACAGGTCAAAATTGTCCTCACCCACGAGCATTTGCAAGCCAGGCTGCCCGATGGTTGTACGACTTTATGTTTGGATACCGACTCGGATGAGATTGCCAAGTATAGCGATGCTCCTTTAGAACCGCTGGCAACCCCTGGTGTTGACCGAACTGGTGCTGAGCCGCGTCGAAGCAGCCGAAACGTCGATAACCTGGCATACATCATTTATACATCCGGTTCCACCGGACAACCCAAGGGCGTGGCTATGACCCACCGTCCCCTCAACAACTTGATTCGCTTCCAGAGGCAAATCTCTCGCCTCCAGCAGCAAGGGGCACGTACCTTGCAGTTTGCAGCGTTCAGTTTTGACGTATTTTTCCAAGAGCTTTTTGCCACTTGGAGTGCCGGCGGAACGTTGGTTCTGATGCCAGATGAAGCCCGTCGCGACCCCAATCGCTGGTTGGAGCTAATGGTGCAAGAACGAGTCGAACGGGTCTTTTTGCCATTCGTCGCCCTATCGCAACTGGCTCAAGCCGCCCAACGTCGCGGAAAAATTCCCCAATCCTTACAAGAGATCGTTACAGCCGGGGAACAACTACAAATTACCCCTGCGATCGCGCGTTTTTTGGAAGCCTTGCCCAATTGCCGATTGCAAAATCAATACGGTCCTTCCGAAACCCACGTGGTCGCCACCTACACATTGTCAGGAAAACCCAATTCCTGGCCCAAGCTACCGCCTATCGGTCGTCCCATTGCCAACGCCAAACTGTACGTTCTCGACGAGAACTTGCAACCGGTTCCCATTGGCGTTCCCGGAGAACTGTGCGTCGGCGGTGTTTCCCTGGCGCGGGGATATTTCCGCAACCAACAGCAAACGGACGAACGTTTCATTACCAATCCCTTTGTAGCCGAACAGCACAAGCCACGTTTGTACAGAACCGGCGATCGCGCTCGCTTTCTCAGCGACGGCAACATCGAGTTTTTGGGACGCAACGACCGTCAAGTCAAACTCCGGGGATTTCGCTTGGAACTAGCAGAAGTAGAAGCGGCTTTGACCCAACATCCTCAAATTCGCGAAGCAGCGGTAGGGGTGCTTCGCGAAGCACCCGTACGGGATGATGGTACGGGCAAGCGTTTGGTCGCCTATATCGTTTGCTTCGACAAAGCTCAGCACAAGCCGCATAGTTCAAATTCAGACAATAACTGGCAGATGCTTCGGCAGGACTCAGCACAAGTGCTTCAACCAAGCTCAGTACAAGCTTTTTTGCGATCGCTACTGCCCGAGTATGCCATTCCTTCCCAATTTGTGGAATTAGAAGCTTTACCCACCACCCCCAGTGGCAAAATCGACCGGCGTTCCTTACCCGAACCCCAACCCCAACACACCAACACCTCTGCTTCGACAAAGCTCAGCACAAGCAGCAGCTACGTTGCTCCTAGAAACGACCTGGAATCGGACATTGCCCAGATGTGGCAGGAAATTTTGCAATGCGATCGCGTAGGCATCAACGACAACTTTTTCGACCTCGGCGGTCATTCCTTGCTCATCGTGCAATTGGGCGATCGCTTGTCCGAGTATCTACAACAGGAAATTCCGCTCGTCAAGCTATTTCAGTATCCCACCATCGCCAGCTTTGTGGAATATCTAAATTCTGCAAACAACAGCCCAACCAACCAGCAATCCCATCGCTCTACCAGACGCCAAAGAGCCCAAAACCGAACTGCCAACCTGCAGCAGCAACGAAAACGGCGACAGCGGCGGTGATTTTAATTGGGAGGGAGAGGGGGAGGAGTGGGAGAGGGGGCACCCTTCGGCAGTAGGGGGTTTCGCGAAACGCCCCTACTCAGGGCAAGTCGGCGCATCGGCGCATGGGGCTTCAAAGAAAACAATCGATCGTACTTGGTAAAAAATTATGGAAAACACAAACAACGATATCGCGATCGTAGGCATGACGGGCAGATTTCCTGGTGCCCGTTCGGTAGAGGAATTCTGGCAAAATTTGCGCGATGGTGTGGAATCCATCGAGTCTTTGAGCGAAGAACAACTGCAAGCGGCTGGCATCGCGCGCGAAACCTACAACCAGCCGAACTACGTTAAAGCAGCTCCCATTCTCAAAAACGATATTGCCGAATTTGATGCCTCGTTTTTTGGGTTGAGTCCTCGGGAAGCGGAACTGCTCGACCCCCAACAGCGATTCTTTTTAGAAGGCGCTTGGGAAGCGATGGAAAATGCCGGGTACAATCCACAAGACTGCGGGTTGCGAGCGGGCATTTATGCTGGTGTAGGGCGGAATACGTACCTGTTGTTCAACGTCTATCCCAACCGCGATACCATCGATACGGCGGGGGCGTTTGCTACCCTCATTAGCAACGATAAAGATTTCCTTGCCACCCGCGTTGCCTATTTTCTTAATTTCAAAGGGGCAAGTATCACCGTACAAACCGCTTGTTCTACGTCTTTGGTAGCAACGCATTTGGCTTGCCAGAGCCTGTTGAGCGGCGAAAACGATTTGGTGTTGGCGGGGGGTGTTTCCCTGAAGGTGCCACATACGGCTGGGTACGTTTACCAAGAAGGTGGGATTTATTCACCGGATGGGCACTGTCGCAGTTTCGATGCCCATGCCCAAGGAACGGTGGGTGGCAGCGGTATGGGCATTGTGGTGTTAAAACGTTTGGAAGATGCGATCGCGGATGGAGATACCATTCGCGGGGTTATTAAAGGGTCTGCCACCAACAACGATGGTGCTGTAAAAGTGGGATACACGGCTCCCAGCGTGACGGGGCAAGCGGATGTCATTGAAGAGGCGCTGTGCGTGGCGGATATCCATCCGGAAACCATTCAATACGTGGAAACCCACGGTACGGCAACACCGTTAGGCGACCCCATTGAAATCCAAGCTCTCACTTCGGCATTTCGTTCCAGTACCCAGAAAACAGGTTGGTGTGCCATTGGTTCGGTAAAAAGCAATGTGGGACATTTGGATACGGCAGCTGGTGTGGCAGGTCTAATCAAAACTGTGTTGGCATTGGAAAACCAACAAATTCCTCCTTCGTTGCATTGGGAACAACCCAATCCCCAAATTGATTTTGACAGTACCCCTTTCTTTGTCAATACGAAGCTACAAGATTGGCAGCGGTTCGACTCCAATGGCAGCCAGCAGGGGGAAACGCCGCGACGTGCAGGGGTTAGTTCCTTTGGCATCGGCGGTACCAACGCCCACGTCATTGTGGAAGAAGCACCCAAAACTTCCCCTGCTGCTACTTCCAGACCCCAACAACTATTGCTGCTTTCCACCAAAACCAAAACGGCTCTGGAAACGGCGACGACGAATTTAAAAACCTATCTGGAACAACAGAAACCAGACAACTTAGCTGACGTTGCCTATACACTACAAATCGGACGCCAGCATTTTTCCTATCGCCGTGCCATCGTCTGCGAAAACAATACGGCTGCCGCTGTAGAAGTTCTATCGTCGGGAACATTCGTAACTACAGGATACTGCGAAACCAGCGATCGCCCGGTATGTTTTATGTTTCCCGGTCAAGGTTCCCAATATGCCAACATGGGAAGGCAGTTGTACGAACGCGAACCCGTCTATCGCCAGTCGATCGATCGCAGTGCCGAGTTGTTCGCTCCCTATCTCGATCTGGATATTCGCGATATTTTGTATGCCGATGCTTCTACAGAGGACCATCAAGAACAACTTACCCATACCGCGATCGCGCAATGTGTTTTGTTTGCTGTCGAGTATGCTTTGGCACAACTGTGGCTTTCGATGGGTATTCAACCGAAAGCAGCCATTGGACATAGCATTGGCGAATACGTGGCGGCTTGTCTGGCAGGGGTGTTTGACCTAGAAGATGCTCATGCGTTAGTTGCCCAACGGGGCAAGCTGATGGAACAAGCACCCACCGGCAGCATGTTGAGCGTAGGGCTACCGGCAGCAGAGCTAGAACCCATGCTTGGTGGGGCAGGCACGGGGGCGCTTCGCGAAGCGCCCCTACAGTATACGGTGGCAGCCATCAATGCTCCCTCTTTGTGTGTTGTTTCTGGAGAAGAAAATGCGATCGCGCGTTTGCAATCGACCCTAGAGGCACGCGGAGTGGTTTGTCGCCCCCTCCACGTTCGTCATGCCTTTCATTCTCCTAGCATGAACGCCGCTGCCGAACAATTCGCTGCTATTGTAGAACGGACTTCCCTCCATCCCCCGCATTTACCTTTTATTTCCAATGTCACCGGCACTTGGATTACCGAAGCGCAAGCCACCGACCCCCACTATTGGGCGCAACACATCCGCCAACCCGTACGTTTTGCCGATGGTGCTGCCGAACTGATGCGCTGCTTCGACCAAGCTCAGCACAAGCAAGCAATTCTGTTGGAAGTGGGACCGGGGAGAACCCTGCAAACGCTAGTCCGACTTGCAGCGAGCGAAACCGAACCGCAGCAGCTTCAGGATGATGCCGAACCTGTGGTTCTTACTTCCATGCGCCATCCCCAACAACCAACCAATGATACCCACCACCTGCTTGCAACCCTAGGGCAACTGTGGCGTTATGGGGTTACCATTGATTGGCAAGGCTTTTACCAGCAAGAAAAGCGTCGCCGCATTCCGCTACCCACCTATCCTTTTGAACGGCAGCGTTACTGGATCGATCCGCCTAGCAAATCTTCCCAAGACCGGCAGCCAGAATCTACAACCAGCGAGGAGTTGCAACAGAGAAATCCTTTTGACGAATGGTTCTATACACCCACGTGGAAGCGTTTGCCTCGACGTAGTACAGCACAAACTGTATTGGCTGCCTCTCCGACAACTGCAACCAGCAATGCCGGAACCCACTGGCTGGTATTTACAGATAGACAAGATGTGGGTAATTCGCTACTGCAACAAGTCCAGCAACAGCTTGCAGATGAAGGAGAATTGGACTATATCTGCATAGCCGTTGTCATGGGCGAAGAATTTGCTCAAATCGATGCCAACACCTATGCCATAAATCCGCGCCAGCGGCAAGATTACCGCATGCTGTGGCAAGAGCTGGTTCGACGCGATGCACTGCCCCAACAAATCGTCCATTGCTGGAATCTTGACTATAGCGATAGTTTGGATTTGGGATTCTACAGCTTGCTCTATCTGGCACAAGCAATAGGCGAGAGCGATGTTACCGAACCGATAACTTTCACCACAGTGAGCGATCGCGCTTACGAAGTGGTCGGAATGGAATCTATTCGTCCCGAACAAGCCACATTGCAGGGTATTTGTCAAGTCATTTCCCAAGAATATTCCAATATTTCCTGTCGCTTGGTAGATGTGCTCCTGCCAAGGATTCAACATAGCTCAGCAGATTCGCAGGCGCAACGCGAAGCGCCCCTACTTGCCCAACAAATTCTTGGTGAAATCCAAGTATCGGCAAACGAAGGCTTCGACGAAGCTCAGTACAAGTCGCCTGTGGCATATCGCGGCGGCTATCGCTGGATTCGTTCGTTTGATGCAATTTCTTTACCAGCAACCAGTGAAGGGATGCCCCATCGCCTGAAGCAAGGCGGCGTTTACTTGATTACTGGCGGTCTGGGTGGCATTGGTTTGTCGGTGGCTCGATATCTTGCCGATACGGTACAAGCCAAATTAATTTTGGTAACCCGTTCCGGTTT from Geitlerinema sp. PCC 9228 encodes the following:
- a CDS encoding non-ribosomal peptide synthetase translates to MSDLAKRIAALSPEQREKLLQKLSQSQSKSSDTTQSPSVEGSQDAPVSQTGETVFPLSAAQQRLWFLEQLVGESPFYNVPGAVEIQGQLDANILQRCFSETIRRHQVLRTRFAKQNGEPVQIVDPPFQLEMPVVDLQQTDSACKEEKAQQLAREEAEKPFDLTKSPLLRTKLLHLERDRYLLVFISHHIISDAWSRTVMLRELTTLYQAFSQQQPFSCGDASRTPLPELSVQYVDFAVRQNQWLQGETMQKQLDYWQQKLHPLPPVLELPFAHPRPQQQSYRGAQHQLVVEPELMASLRSLARQHNATPYVVLLAAFQTLLYRYTGETDIAVGSPIANRNHAAYEQLIGFFANTLVLRSDLSGDPTFSELLDRVRETALDAYSNQDLPFEKLVEVLQPQRDTSHSPLFQVLFAFHDMPVLPEIPGLSFKLWDLDTATAKFDLSLLLRVDEQNRGIITLEYNTDLFDSETIERLATHWQTLLTDIAKQPSQPISQLSLLPPAERQQVLQTFQATEVDYPETPVHQLFVEQVAQTPTREAVSLGEQTLTYQTLYQKANQLARKLRSLGVGPETQVGICLSVSPEIYAQRSEAWLPVAVLGVLLAGGAYVPLDPNLPQARLAYMSENAQVKIVLTHEHLQARLPDGCTTLCLDTDSDEIAKYSDAPLEPLATPGVDRTGAEPRRSSRNVDNLAYIIYTSGSTGQPKGVAMTHRPLNNLIRFQRQISRLQQQGARTLQFAAFSFDVFFQELFATWSAGGTLVLMPDEARRDPNRWLELMVQERVERVFLPFVALSQLAQAAQRRGKIPQSLQEIVTAGEQLQITPAIARFLEALPNCRLQNQYGPSETHVVATYTLSGKPNSWPKLPPIGRPIANAKLYVLDENLQPVPIGVPGELCVGGVSLARGYFRNQQQTDERFITNPFVAEQHKPRLYRTGDRARFLSDGNIEFLGRNDRQVKLRGFRLELAEVEAALTQHPQIREAAVGVLREAPVRDDGTGKRLVAYIVCFDKAQHKPHSSNSDNNWQMLRQDSAQVLQPSSVQAFLRSLLPEYAIPSQFVELEALPTTPSGKIDRRSLPEPQPQHTNTSASTKLSTSSSYVAPRNDLESDIAQMWQEILQCDRVGINDNFFDLGGHSLLIVQLGDRLSEYLQQEIPLVKLFQYPTIASFVEYLNSANNSPTNQQSHRSTRRQRAQNRTANLQQQRKRRQRR
- a CDS encoding type I polyketide synthase, giving the protein MENTNNDIAIVGMTGRFPGARSVEEFWQNLRDGVESIESLSEEQLQAAGIARETYNQPNYVKAAPILKNDIAEFDASFFGLSPREAELLDPQQRFFLEGAWEAMENAGYNPQDCGLRAGIYAGVGRNTYLLFNVYPNRDTIDTAGAFATLISNDKDFLATRVAYFLNFKGASITVQTACSTSLVATHLACQSLLSGENDLVLAGGVSLKVPHTAGYVYQEGGIYSPDGHCRSFDAHAQGTVGGSGMGIVVLKRLEDAIADGDTIRGVIKGSATNNDGAVKVGYTAPSVTGQADVIEEALCVADIHPETIQYVETHGTATPLGDPIEIQALTSAFRSSTQKTGWCAIGSVKSNVGHLDTAAGVAGLIKTVLALENQQIPPSLHWEQPNPQIDFDSTPFFVNTKLQDWQRFDSNGSQQGETPRRAGVSSFGIGGTNAHVIVEEAPKTSPAATSRPQQLLLLSTKTKTALETATTNLKTYLEQQKPDNLADVAYTLQIGRQHFSYRRAIVCENNTAAAVEVLSSGTFVTTGYCETSDRPVCFMFPGQGSQYANMGRQLYEREPVYRQSIDRSAELFAPYLDLDIRDILYADASTEDHQEQLTHTAIAQCVLFAVEYALAQLWLSMGIQPKAAIGHSIGEYVAACLAGVFDLEDAHALVAQRGKLMEQAPTGSMLSVGLPAAELEPMLGGAGTGALREAPLQYTVAAINAPSLCVVSGEENAIARLQSTLEARGVVCRPLHVRHAFHSPSMNAAAEQFAAIVERTSLHPPHLPFISNVTGTWITEAQATDPHYWAQHIRQPVRFADGAAELMRCFDQAQHKQAILLEVGPGRTLQTLVRLAASETEPQQLQDDAEPVVLTSMRHPQQPTNDTHHLLATLGQLWRYGVTIDWQGFYQQEKRRRIPLPTYPFERQRYWIDPPSKSSQDRQPESTTSEELQQRNPFDEWFYTPTWKRLPRRSTAQTVLAASPTTATSNAGTHWLVFTDRQDVGNSLLQQVQQQLADEGELDYICIAVVMGEEFAQIDANTYAINPRQRQDYRMLWQELVRRDALPQQIVHCWNLDYSDSLDLGFYSLLYLAQAIGESDVTEPITFTTVSDRAYEVVGMESIRPEQATLQGICQVISQEYSNISCRLVDVLLPRIQHSSADSQAQREAPLLAQQILGEIQVSANEGFDEAQYKSPVAYRGGYRWIRSFDAISLPATSEGMPHRLKQGGVYLITGGLGGIGLSVARYLADTVQAKLILVTRSGLPALEKGSDASAGVSTSFLTSQPEEPPVVPLSKGDGGSWGEEDKTSQKIRAVQDLKQRGAEVLVLAADASDRDGMESAIATGESRFGPINGVVHAAGVAGGGIIQLKDPTQADAVLSAKVRGSVVLDELLRDRELDFMVLCSSLSSVIGGVGQVDYCAANAFLDAFARDRTARTNQYTVSINWDVWQEVGMAVGTEVPELLQKQRQESIDSGLSPAEGIAAFRHILDSDLPHVLVSTKNLDDVIENRRSDIGLEDKLAQLESQTEEPSTPATTYPRPNLETTYVAPRNSIERTIAATWQDFLGIDDVGIHDDFFELGGHSLLAARIISQLRDRFQQEIPIDTLFKTPTIAGIAAVIQDNTAASTKVRTKSPEPDSTPESISTDASAGLSTSASTKLSTSDAQVTILPTLRTEAHKKLTKLDELSERDVDALLQRCLSQENLSQEEIDMYLQNN